In Armatimonadota bacterium, a single genomic region encodes these proteins:
- a CDS encoding xanthine dehydrogenase family protein molybdopterin-binding subunit, with amino-acid sequence MQVGRRMPRMDGREKVTAVARYTEDLRLPGMLYARLLLSPYAHARILNVRRDAALAVPGVVAVLLAEDLPLAAGASREEHLLLAEGEARFAGHPVAAVLAESEAAAADCIEALAGAVEYQVLPAVLDPEEAMRPDAPLVNPQAGGGEGQAAGHAAVAVQEVREDRPRNVASVVRYTRGDIARGFREADVVLEETFRTARVYQGYLEPHATVAVPDLIRGGVTIYTATQGVFYVREQVCDLLGLSETQVRVVPMTIGGGFGSKILFTQGLTAALALAVRRPVRLVLPRRDDFLVANVAPATVITVRLGARGDGTLLALQARLVFDCGAEPGGTAAIAATLLGGYYKVPHLLIEGFNVMTHLPPVGAYRAPGAPQATFAIEGMMDRLARRLGRDPIDLRLQNASAEGDPQPSGRPWPRIGLRQVLERTRAHPLWQDRRPGDGVGVAVGGWTGGVESASACVRANTDGTFQVVVGAVDLTGTFTAMAQIAAEVLGVPVERVRVVGADSDQAPYAGMSAGSKTLYTVGAAVRLAAEEARRQILAIAARELEAREDDLEIAEGQVRVRGVLSRGIGLEQVAEQSMRFGARYPPVFGRGSVAAPRQAPGFAAHLVKVTVDRETGVVRIQRQVVVQDVGFAINPAVVEEQVFGGAAQATGWALLEGLVYDRAGALLSSTFADYALPRATEVAPLEAVLVEVPSAEGPFGAKGVGEPPVIAGAAAVASAIADATGAQLTELPMTPARVLAALAQRG; translated from the coding sequence ATGCAGGTGGGGCGGCGCATGCCGCGTATGGACGGCAGGGAGAAGGTGACGGCGGTGGCCCGCTACACCGAGGATCTGCGTTTGCCCGGGATGCTCTACGCCCGGCTGCTGCTCTCACCGTACGCGCACGCGCGCATCCTGAACGTTCGCCGGGACGCGGCCCTGGCCGTCCCCGGCGTCGTCGCGGTCCTCCTGGCGGAAGACCTGCCGCTGGCCGCGGGGGCCTCCCGCGAGGAGCACCTCCTGCTGGCCGAGGGCGAAGCGCGGTTCGCCGGCCATCCCGTGGCTGCGGTCCTGGCGGAGAGCGAGGCGGCGGCCGCAGACTGCATAGAGGCACTGGCCGGGGCTGTGGAGTACCAGGTGCTGCCTGCGGTGCTCGATCCGGAGGAGGCCATGCGGCCCGACGCCCCTCTGGTCAACCCCCAGGCGGGCGGTGGGGAGGGGCAGGCCGCAGGTCACGCCGCGGTGGCGGTGCAGGAGGTGAGGGAGGACCGACCGCGCAACGTGGCCAGCGTGGTCCGCTACACCCGGGGGGATATCGCTCGGGGATTCCGTGAGGCGGACGTGGTCCTGGAGGAGACCTTCCGTACTGCCCGGGTCTACCAGGGCTACCTGGAGCCGCACGCCACCGTGGCCGTGCCCGACCTCATCCGCGGTGGGGTGACCATCTACACGGCAACGCAGGGCGTCTTCTATGTGAGAGAGCAGGTGTGCGACCTCCTGGGGCTGTCCGAGACGCAGGTGCGGGTGGTACCCATGACCATTGGCGGCGGCTTCGGAAGCAAGATCCTCTTCACCCAGGGACTGACCGCGGCGCTGGCGCTGGCGGTACGCCGGCCGGTGCGGCTGGTGCTGCCGAGGCGCGACGACTTCCTGGTGGCCAACGTGGCGCCGGCCACGGTGATCACCGTACGCCTGGGGGCGCGTGGGGACGGGACGCTCCTGGCACTGCAGGCCCGCCTGGTGTTCGACTGCGGCGCGGAGCCTGGGGGGACCGCCGCCATCGCCGCCACGCTGCTTGGGGGATACTACAAGGTTCCCCACCTGCTGATCGAAGGGTTCAACGTCATGACCCACCTGCCCCCGGTGGGTGCCTACCGCGCCCCCGGCGCGCCCCAGGCCACCTTCGCCATCGAGGGGATGATGGACCGCCTGGCCCGGCGGCTCGGCCGCGACCCCATCGACCTTCGGCTGCAGAACGCCTCTGCGGAAGGCGACCCCCAGCCCTCTGGGCGACCCTGGCCGCGAATCGGTCTGCGCCAGGTCCTGGAGCGGACCCGGGCTCACCCCCTCTGGCAGGACCGCCGCCCGGGAGACGGCGTGGGAGTGGCGGTGGGGGGGTGGACCGGAGGCGTGGAGTCGGCCAGCGCCTGCGTGCGCGCCAACACCGACGGCACGTTCCAGGTGGTGGTGGGCGCGGTGGACCTCACCGGGACCTTCACGGCCATGGCCCAGATCGCCGCAGAGGTGCTGGGGGTACCGGTGGAGCGGGTGCGCGTGGTCGGCGCAGACAGCGACCAGGCTCCCTACGCGGGAATGTCCGCGGGCAGCAAGACCCTCTACACCGTGGGTGCGGCCGTCCGCCTGGCCGCCGAGGAGGCGCGACGACAGATCCTGGCCATCGCGGCCAGGGAGCTGGAGGCGCGGGAGGACGATCTGGAGATCGCCGAAGGACAGGTGCGGGTACGCGGCGTGCTCTCCCGGGGGATCGGCCTAGAGCAGGTCGCCGAGCAGTCGATGCGCTTCGGCGCCAGGTACCCGCCCGTGTTCGGCCGCGGCTCGGTGGCCGCCCCTCGGCAGGCTCCGGGGTTCGCCGCGCATCTGGTCAAGGTCACGGTGGACCGGGAGACCGGCGTGGTCCGCATCCAGCGCCAGGTGGTCGTCCAGGACGTGGGGTTTGCCATCAACCCCGCAGTGGTGGAGGAGCAGGTCTTCGGAGGCGCGGCCCAGGCTACCGGCTGGGCGCTCCTGGAAGGGCTGGTCTATGACCGGGCCGGCGCGCTGCTGTCCAGCACCTTTGCCGACTACGCCCTCCCCCGGGCCACGGAGGTGGCGCCGCTGGAGGCGGTGCTGGTGGAAGTGCCCTCGGCGGAAGGCCCGTTTGGGGCCAAGGGGGTGGGTGAACCGCCGGTGATCGCTGGCGCAGCAGCTGTGGCCAGCGCCATCGCCGACGCCACCGGCGCCCAGCTCACCGAACTGCCCATGACGCCCGCCCGTGTGCTGGCTGCGCTGGCGCAGCGAGGGTAG
- a CDS encoding S1 RNA-binding domain-containing protein, which yields MSVEVGTIVEGTVVKITHYGAFVELPDGKSGLVHISEIADTYVKDVKDYLKEQERVRVKILGVNERGKLDLSVKQALSPEERAARARARSSFEDKLKAFMKESEERLLDLKRNTEAKRGGRRRR from the coding sequence ATGAGCGTTGAGGTCGGCACTATCGTCGAAGGGACCGTGGTCAAGATCACGCACTACGGTGCCTTCGTGGAGTTGCCCGACGGCAAGAGCGGCCTTGTCCACATCTCCGAGATCGCCGACACCTACGTCAAGGACGTCAAGGACTACCTGAAGGAACAGGAGCGGGTCCGCGTCAAGATCCTCGGTGTCAACGAGAGGGGCAAGCTCGACCTCTCGGTGAAGCAGGCTCTCTCCCCGGAAGAGCGCGCCGCCCGCGCCCGGGCCCGCAGCTCCTTCGAAGATAAGCTCAAGGCCTTCATGAAGGAGTCCGAGGAGCGCCTCCTGGATCTCAAGCGCAACACCGAAGCCAAGCGCGGCGGCCGCCGCCGCAGGTAG
- a CDS encoding ABC transporter ATP-binding protein, giving the protein MSVELQEEEILGKAYDGRLMRRLLSYVRPCWRLVGLSVLLLLLSSAAALAGPYLVRLGIDRHITPGRLSGLGALTALYVAILLAGFAFRYLQSYLMQMVGQRAMYDLRLALFSHLQRLSVGFYTRTPVGRLVTRITNDIDALNEMITQGVVGIFGDLITLVGIVVVLLLLEWRLALITFTVIPLILLATVLFRVKARETYRAVRTRLARINAYLNENITGMAIVQLFNRERRNFQRFDALNRELLGWHLRGLRAFALFHPSVGVISSLAIALILVFGGGVFHASVTIGLLVAFIQYAQRFFEPIEELAEKYNILQAAMASSERIFRLLDEPVEVEDPPLPLPLERVRGEIEFRHVWFAYAPAGDGSPDWVLRDICFRIAPGESVAFVGHTGAGKSSIINLICRFHDPQRGEVLVDGVDVRRYAQRDLRRHIGLVLQDVFLFSGTVEDNIRLGNTEISHEEVRRAAQFVNAHRFIDRLPAGYHTEVKERGATLSVGQKQLIAFARAIAHNPEILLVLDEATSSVDVETEILIQEALQKVLRGRTSIIIAHRLSTIQHVDRILVLHKGRIVEEGRHQELLARGGIYTKLYQLQYRDQEVRLPRLTGGP; this is encoded by the coding sequence GTGTCGGTGGAGCTGCAGGAAGAGGAGATCCTGGGGAAGGCCTACGACGGCCGGCTGATGCGGCGGCTCCTGAGCTATGTGCGGCCCTGCTGGCGGCTGGTAGGGCTTTCGGTGCTGCTGTTGCTGCTCAGCTCCGCCGCTGCCCTGGCCGGCCCCTACCTGGTACGTCTGGGCATCGACCGGCACATCACCCCGGGACGGCTGAGCGGATTGGGTGCGCTTACCGCCCTGTACGTGGCCATCCTCCTGGCGGGGTTTGCCTTCCGCTACCTGCAGAGCTACCTTATGCAGATGGTGGGCCAGCGGGCCATGTACGACCTGCGCCTGGCCCTGTTCAGCCACCTGCAACGCCTCTCCGTCGGCTTCTACACCCGCACCCCCGTGGGCCGGCTGGTCACGCGCATCACTAACGACATCGACGCCCTCAACGAGATGATCACCCAGGGGGTAGTGGGCATCTTCGGCGACCTGATCACCCTGGTGGGCATCGTGGTGGTGCTGCTGCTGCTGGAGTGGCGCCTGGCGCTCATCACCTTCACCGTCATCCCACTGATCCTGCTGGCCACTGTCCTCTTTCGGGTGAAGGCGCGGGAGACCTACCGCGCGGTGCGCACGCGGCTGGCCCGGATCAACGCCTACCTCAACGAGAACATCACAGGAATGGCCATCGTCCAGCTCTTCAACCGCGAGCGGCGGAACTTCCAGCGGTTCGACGCGCTGAACCGGGAGCTGCTGGGCTGGCACCTGCGCGGCCTGCGCGCCTTCGCCCTCTTCCACCCCTCGGTGGGGGTGATCAGCTCCCTGGCCATCGCCCTCATCCTGGTCTTCGGCGGGGGAGTCTTCCACGCCTCGGTCACCATCGGCCTGCTGGTGGCCTTCATCCAGTACGCGCAGCGCTTCTTCGAACCCATTGAGGAGCTGGCGGAGAAGTACAATATCCTGCAGGCGGCTATGGCCTCTTCGGAGCGGATCTTCCGCCTGCTGGACGAGCCCGTGGAGGTGGAGGATCCTCCCCTGCCCCTGCCCCTGGAGCGGGTGCGCGGGGAGATCGAGTTCCGCCACGTCTGGTTCGCCTACGCCCCGGCCGGGGACGGCTCGCCCGACTGGGTGCTCAGGGACATCTGCTTCCGTATCGCCCCGGGGGAGAGTGTGGCCTTTGTGGGCCACACCGGCGCGGGGAAGTCCTCCATCATCAACCTGATCTGTCGCTTCCACGACCCGCAGCGGGGAGAGGTGCTGGTGGACGGGGTGGACGTGCGCCGCTACGCGCAGCGCGACCTGCGACGGCACATCGGGCTGGTGTTGCAGGACGTCTTCCTCTTCTCCGGCACGGTGGAGGACAACATCCGCCTGGGCAACACGGAGATCTCCCATGAGGAGGTGCGCCGTGCGGCGCAATTCGTCAACGCCCACCGCTTCATCGACCGGCTGCCTGCTGGCTACCACACCGAGGTTAAAGAGCGCGGGGCGACACTCTCGGTGGGGCAGAAGCAGCTCATCGCCTTCGCCCGGGCCATCGCCCACAACCCGGAGATCCTCCTGGTGCTGGACGAGGCCACCAGCAGCGTGGACGTGGAGACGGAGATCCTCATCCAGGAGGCGCTGCAGAAGGTCCTGCGCGGCCGCACCTCCATCATCATCGCCCACCGCCTCTCCACCATTCAGCATGTGGACCGCATCCTGGTGCTGCACAAGGGCCGCATCGTGGAGGAGGGGCGGCACCAGGAGCTGCTGGCGCGAGGCGGCATCTACACCAAGCTCTACCAGCTGCAGTACCGCGACCAGGAGGTGCGCCTCCCCCGCCTGACCGGCGGGCCCTAG
- a CDS encoding septum formation initiator family protein translates to MPKDYLPHRTLTHPGLRRRFPRWVIPLLVLAAATLLLRAYGASTLTAYRLRREAARLEGQIQTLRRENAQLREEIRRLHTPAYIERLAREQLGLVRPGEIPVILIRTTPTPPPAP, encoded by the coding sequence ATGCCGAAGGACTATCTTCCCCACCGCACCCTGACCCATCCTGGCCTGCGCCGCCGTTTCCCCCGCTGGGTCATCCCCCTGCTCGTCCTGGCTGCAGCCACGCTCCTGCTGCGCGCCTACGGGGCAAGTACCCTCACCGCCTACCGGCTGCGCCGTGAAGCGGCGCGGCTGGAGGGCCAGATCCAGACTCTGCGCCGGGAGAACGCGCAGTTGCGGGAAGAGATCCGCCGGCTGCACACGCCAGCCTATATCGAGAGGCTGGCCCGCGAGCAGCTGGGTCTGGTCAGGCCCGGGGAGATCCCGGTGATCCTCATCCGGACCACCCCCACGCCCCCACCCGCCCCGTGA